A single region of the Scyliorhinus canicula chromosome 31, sScyCan1.1, whole genome shotgun sequence genome encodes:
- the b3gat3 gene encoding galactosylgalactosylxylosylprotein 3-beta-glucuronosyltransferase 3, with translation FLSCLLFPGRLVQKAELIRLSQTFLHVKKLHWIVVEDAANRSKLVADLLAQSGLSYTHLNLPTPTIYKLRESDPNWLKPRGVEQRNRGIQWLRENRELSEEAVVYFADDDNTYSLKLFDEMRWTKRVSVWPVGLVGGLRFERPLVENGKVVGFYTAWKPNRPFPMDMAGFAVALQLLLANREARFDINAERGYLESSLLQSLVSIEELEPRANNCNTVLVWHTRAEKPKLKQEDLLLKEGKGSDVRIEV, from the exons TTTCTCTCGTGTCTCCTCTTTCCCGGCAGATTGGTGCAGAAGGCCGAGCTGATCCGTCTCTCCCAAACCTTCCTGCACGTGAAGAAGCTGCACTGGATCGTGGTGGAAGACGCTGCCAACCGCTCGAAGCTGGTGGCAGACCTGCTGGCACAGAGCGGCCTGTCCTACACTCACCTCAACCTGCCAActcccaccatctacaagctgaGGGAGAGCGACCCCAACTGGCTGAAGCCTCGGGGGGTGGAGCAGAGGAACCGAGGTATCCAGTGGCTGCGGGAGAACCGTGAGCTCAGTGAGGAGGCCGTCGTTTACTTCGCCGACGATGACAACACGTACAGCTTGAAGCTCTTTGACGAG ATGCGGTGGACGAAACGCGTTTCGGTTTGGCCAGTGGGGCTAGTTGGCGGCTTGCGCTTCGAGAGGCCGCTGGTGGAGAACGGGAAGGTGGTGGGATTCTACACGGCCTGGAAGCCGAACCGCCCCTTCCCCATGGACATGGCAGGGTTTGCCGTGGCTTTGCAGTTGCTGCTGGCTAACCGGGAGGCCAGGTTCGACATCAACGCGGAGCGCGGTTACCTGGAGAGCAGCCTGCTGCAATCGCTGGTCTCGATTGAGGAGCTGGAGCCCAGGGCCAACAACTGCAACACG gtcctggtgtgGCACACGCGGGCCGAGAAACCCAAGCTGAAGCAGGAGGACCTGCTGCTGAAAGAGGGGAAAGGATCGGACGTCCGCATCGAGGTGTAA